From Luteibacter yeojuensis:
GCATAGGCGCCAACCAAGATCGACGTCCTCGCCATACATGAAGAAGGCCTCGTCGAACAACGGGGCGTGAGAAATGGAGGGAGGCAGGAGCAGGCAGGCGCCACTGGCGAACGGAAAGGCACCGGGAAACGGACGCTTGGTCTGAATACCGAGCCATCGATGGCTATACCGGAATTCCACGACATCCCCAGAATGATCGATAACGGGCGCCACAATCGTGCCGGCATCCGCCAAGGCGCTCATCGCCGCCAACGCCCCTTTCCTCAGCGTCGCATCGTTATTTATTAGCAGAGCGCTCGCGCCAGCCCATCGGTTCTGCATGATCGAAAGAGCGGCATTCATGCCGGCGGCGAAGCCAAGATTCTGCTCACTGACGAAAAGCTCGACACGATCGTCAATCGATGCCGAGATAGAGCTCGCTGACGCGCCATGATCGGCGGAGTTGTCCCAGAGGACAACGCCGTCCACTCCCTCGT
This genomic window contains:
- a CDS encoding glycosyltransferase; protein product: MKVSKPQIIGILLNYRDATRSLRCVRSLLDEGVDGVVLWDNSADHGASASSISASIDDRVELFVSEQNLGFAAGMNAALSIMQNRWAGASALLINNDATLRKGALAAMSALADAGTIVAPVIDHSGDVVEFRYSHRWLGIQTKRPFPGAFPFASGACLLLPPSISHAPLFDEAFFMYGEDVDLGWRLCVTKRWSIKLTEKPQVDHEVGASSGKGSMFYETQMAAAHWLLADRLAKGSIDRCLLHASRGAYLVVRAVIRSVRSKSLVPWRGLASGIRQARAISRGEVGTGWQAILRQP